In Paracholeplasma morum, the genomic window TTTCTGAATAAGTAATGTGTAATGTTGCCTGTAAGTGTAATCATGTTCGTCTCCTTTGATAAAAGTAAAGTACGACACTAGACATCAACAATAGTATCGATAAAATCATGAACATATAATGACCTAAATCATCGTAAAAGAATCCTGCCAAAACAGGTCCAATAATCGCACCAAGCGCAATTGAACTGGTTCTCGCACCCATCAAAATGCCTGGGGATACATCTTTGTATGTAGATAAATGATATGCAACAGTTGGTTCATAAACGGCTTTACCAGCTATGTATATGAGGTAGAAACTATAGGCAAATATCAAGAAGTAACTTTGATCAAATGCAAACGTCAAAAATGAGAAAATTGCTTGTACAAGTACTGAAAATACAAGGATATGTGTGTCTTTAAATCGAGAGGATAGTCTTGGAACAACTAGAAAACTAACAATTAATACAACCACACCTGTAACGAATACAATCGAACCAATATCGCTAGATTTATAGCCAATATCTGTCATGTATAAATCAACATACTTCGAGAAATTCGTTTGAGCAATTGAAATAATTGACATCATAATAACAAGCAAAAACAGGGGTTTAGAGAGTTTTCTTAATTGAGCTAACTGTTTAAACGCACTTTGTCTTGCTGAGGCTATTTTGACAGGTTCATGCACATTAACCAGTTTAATAGAAACAATCGCTAATAGAATGTTAAATGCCCCTTGAATATACATCAAGACATATTCTTTTCCTACGAAGAAATCGCCAATAAAACCGCCAATATAGTAGCCTAATGTCGATCCAATAACATTAAAGGCAACTATCAAAGATATGATTTTGGATTTACTGTCTTTAAAGTCATCATTTACACTAATGTGAGCAAGCACATTAGATATGACCGCACTTGCAAAGACACCGGCTGTAAAACGAACCAAAATAATTAAATAGATATTAACAAACAAACCAAAGAGTGCCTGACTAATTCCGTATCCCATAAGGCCGATAATTAAAACGGCTTTTCTATTTCTAGAATCGCCATAATTGCCCCAAAATGGAGCCATAATAAATTGTCCTAAATTCATACTCGCGAATATAATACCAAACAAACTCGAATCAACATTAATCGATCTTAGATGTGCTGGCGTTACAGGATGGGCAAGATTCATGCTTAATCCAACGAGCATGGAAAACCCAAACAGTATCCAAACTTTACGCATTAATAATTTCTCTTTTCACTATTTCTATAGACGGTATCAATAAATCCGCCGCCCACACAAACGTCACCTTCATAGATTGCGCAAGCTTGCCCAGGGGTTACAGCTCTTACAGTTTGTGGGTATCTAACCTCTAGGGTTTTATCATCAATAAATCTTAATTCGATATCGTTATCTTCTTGACGATATCTGAACTTAGCTGTGAATTTTCTTCCTTCTAAAGAACGGTCTCCACGCCAAGTTACATCGGTTACGATACAAGCATCGCTGTATAGATAATCATGGTGAAAGCCTTGTTCAACAAACAAAACGTTGTTAACAACATCCTTACCAACCACAAACCATGGTTCTAAATCGTATTCTTTAAGCCCACCAATACCTAGACCTTTTCGTTGTCCGATTGTGTAATTCATTAATCCATCGTGCTTTTTAATAAATGTCCCATCTAAACGTCTCATGTCGCCAGATTTCTTATAGATATAATTGCTTAAAAAGGCGTTAAAATGACGTTCTCCGATAAAACATATACCTGTAGAATCTTTCTTGATTGCAGTTGCTAGATTATGTTTTTTCGCAATCTCACGAACGTCTTTCTTATCAATATCTCCTAATGGGAACAGAGCTTTTTCGATTTGACTCTCTGTTAATTGTGATAGAAAATACGTTTGATCCTTGTTTTGATCTTTGGATCTTGCAAGTACGGTATGACCATTTCTAACTTCAGTTTTGGCATAGTGTCCCATTGCTATATAGTCTGCATCTAGGCGTTTCGCATAGTCTAAAAAAGCCTTAAACTTAATTTCTGTGTTACATAATATATCTGGATTTGGTGTTCTACCACGTTCATATTCATTTAAAAAATAGGTGAAGACTTGTTTCCAATACTCCTCAGTAAAATCCACTTTATGTAGTTTGATACCAAGTTGGTCTGCCACTTTTTTGGCATCCATATAATCCACTTCTTGAGCACATATTTCATCATTAACGGTAGGATTCCCGTAAACATCTTGATTGGCTGCGCTGTCCCAATTACGCATAAAAACCGCTTCAACATCATACCCTTGTTCGAGTAAAATGACTGCGGCTACGCTTGAATCAACACCACCACTTAATCCTAATATAACTTTCTTCATTTAATCACAACCTTTATGTCTGAAGGCAATCTAAAATCGCCCCTTGGGGATAAGGAAATATCCAGTACTTTTGGCCCGTCAGGTAGTACTTGTCGTTTAAACTGTTGAGCGTAAAAACGGTTCATGAACGCCTTGGATTTATCAATAGCGGTCACGGAATCAAGCCCAAACACTTCTTCTAACAAGAAAGCCATTTTAGTATGGTCATCTCCACATTTTAATAATCGATATAACAGAAAATCATTGATCATGTATTTTCCAATAATGTCTTCTGTGACCTGATCTTTAATAAGTTCAGGTGAAACTGGTGTATCAACAATATCTAATAATATTTCTTTAAGTTCTTTATACTCATTCGCATACTCACTAACCATAAATTTGACCAATGTCTTTGGCAATCCGGCATTAATGCCATACATACTCATTTGGTCACCACTATAAGTCATAAATCCTAAAGCGATTTCTGACAAATCACCCGTACCTAGTACAATGCCATTTTCCTTATTTGCAAGGTTCATTAAAAGCATTGTTCTTATTCTTGCTTGGGTGTTTTCATAGGTAATATCCGTTTTGTTTTCATCTTGTTCAATCATTTTAAAATGAGTTAAGGTTTCTTCAACAATGGATTTCTCTAATTGGGTAATTCCTAATTTATCCATCAATAGAATCGCATTTTGCTTGGTTCTACTGGATGTACCTAGTCCTGGCATAGTTACCCCAATGATATTGGTCGCTGGTCTGTTTAAAAACTTCATTGTATCTGAAGCAATCAATAAAGCCAATGTAGAATCTAAACCTCCAGAAACACCAATAATGAGCTTTTGATTGCCTAAATGCAATAATCGTTTAGCAAGTGCTTGGGTCTGAATGCGTTTAATGTCATTGAATGCTCTTATTGGATGTTCACTTGGAACAAAAGGATAAGGATTTAGTTTTTTATGAAAGTGAAAAACTTCTGTTATAGGAAACGAAATGGATACTCTAATGATATCAAATTGTTCTCTATGTAAAGAATCTTTAAGATTGTTATCATGTCTACGTTTGAAGTTTATTTCACCGAAATCAATCTCAGTTATTAAAACTTGTGTTTCTGGTGTATTGAAAAAAGCTTCTTCTCTCAAATCACCATTGATAGCGACCATATTATGTCCAGAAAACACCGTGTCACTTGACGATTCTAACATTCCTGATGAAACATATAAATATACTCCTGAATTACGTCTAGAGTTTTCCACAACTACCATTCTTCTAGTCTCGTTTTTGTATAAATACTCTGTAGAGGCAGAAAGATTTAAAATCATGTTCGCACCCATAAGCGATAAGGCATTACCTGGTGAGAAGTTTGTCCACATATCTTCACAAATCTCAACACCAAAACGAATGTCTTTATCTTTATCTTCAAACAAAATGTCTCCGAATGGTATGCGCTTATTGAAAAGCGTGACTTCCTTTAGTCTAATGTCTAAGCCTGAATTAAACCATCTTTTTTCATAGTATTCATTGGTGTTAGGTAAGTACTTTTTAGGGATAATCCCAAGAATTTCGTTGCCTCTAATTACACAAGCAACATTGTATAGTACACCTTCAATATCTAGAGGTAATCCAACGGCGACAATCCCATTAAAACTATTCTCTTTTAAAAATCTTTGAAGTTCTCTTTTGGTTTGGATAATCAACTCTTCTTGATAAAAAAGATCACCACAAGAATAGCCAGTAATCGATAATTCTGGAAACAAAACAAGTCCTGCTTTAATCTCTTTTAAAGCAAGAAGCATTTCATCTACATTAAATTTTGGATGTCCTACTTCTAGTTTTGGCGTCACTAAAGCAACTTTTAAAAATCCGTTTTTATACATAGTTTATACCTCATATAGATGATGTTTTTTGATATAGTTTAAGACACTTTCATCAAGTTCTTGTGTGTTTTCTTTTGGATTCTCTCTGAATCTAGATGATTTTTCTTTTAAATCTAAGTTTTCAATACTGAACCTTTCTAAAGGCAAATTAAGGTCTTTAATCATATCTTTAATTTGATGATCACGATCAATCGCAATAAATCGATAAGTAGAGATTAAACGATCGTTTTCTATCCAAGTTCCGATGTTTTTTAGATTATCAGCGCCTAATACGAAGAAAACCTCCTCATTGTATAACTTGGAGAAGTGATCCAATGCCGATACTGTTCCAGTAAATGTCTCTGTCTGTTCAAAGTCTGAGACAACAACACTAGTTTCCTCACTAATCAGTTTTAGCATCGCTTTTCGGTGCTCATAACTAACCAAACCCGATTTAGGATACTTATTGCCTACTGGCAAGAATATAAACAGAGATGGTGAGTATTTTTTCATTAAATAATCTTTAATTGTCTTATGAGCTTTAGTTGGGGGATTAAACGATCCACCATAGATTATTATCATATCATCACCAAAACAATTATATCATATCTATAGATATAATTATCTTAAGTAGACTTAATATTTGTGCTATAATAAAGATAAATCTAACACCCTAGAGGTAACCAATGATAAATGAACCAAATCAAAAACCAGATGAAAATGAACATACGTTTAAAACGATAGAAGCAAAACCTGTTACTTTAGACGAAAATTTCGATTATTTTGGTCAAAAACTCCATAGAAAAATACTATCAAAAATCTTGGTTTTAATAATTAAGATTCTTTTTGTCTACATTTATGGGTTCTTCTTCATTGGTTTTAGAGTGAAACATAAAGAAAACTATAAAAAACATAAGAAAAAAGGTGCTGTGATTGTCTCTAATCACGTACACCAATTTGACGCATTCTTACTAGGTTCATACTTTTGGCCAAAACGTTTATACTTCACCATGCTTAAAACCAATCTCGGACTTCCATTTGTTGGAAAGCTCTTTTATCTTGTTGGTGGTGCGCCAATTCCGGATACAAAAGATCAACTCATACGCTTCCAGGAGCAATTAAACGATAGGCTTCATCACAACTCGATGGTGGCTGTTTTTCCTTGAGCGTCACTTAGACCATACTGTGATCACATTAGACCTTTCAAAAAAGGTGCATTTCGTTTTGCATTCAATGCGAATGTTGATATAATACCTATGGTATTCGTTTTTAAGAAGCCAAAAGGTCTATTCAAACTCTTAAAAAAGAAACCATGTG contains:
- a CDS encoding MFS transporter produces the protein MRKVWILFGFSMLVGLSMNLAHPVTPAHLRSINVDSSLFGIIFASMNLGQFIMAPFWGNYGDSRNRKAVLIIGLMGYGISQALFGLFVNIYLIILVRFTAGVFASAVISNVLAHISVNDDFKDSKSKIISLIVAFNVIGSTLGYYIGGFIGDFFVGKEYVLMYIQGAFNILLAIVSIKLVNVHEPVKIASARQSAFKQLAQLRKLSKPLFLLVIMMSIISIAQTNFSKYVDLYMTDIGYKSSDIGSIVFVTGVVVLIVSFLVVPRLSSRFKDTHILVFSVLVQAIFSFLTFAFDQSYFLIFAYSFYLIYIAGKAVYEPTVAYHLSTYKDVSPGILMGARTSSIALGAIIGPVLAGFFYDDLGHYMFMILSILLLMSSVVLYFYQRRRT
- the mnmA gene encoding tRNA 2-thiouridine(34) synthase MnmA, coding for MKKVILGLSGGVDSSVAAVILLEQGYDVEAVFMRNWDSAANQDVYGNPTVNDEICAQEVDYMDAKKVADQLGIKLHKVDFTEEYWKQVFTYFLNEYERGRTPNPDILCNTEIKFKAFLDYAKRLDADYIAMGHYAKTEVRNGHTVLARSKDQNKDQTYFLSQLTESQIEKALFPLGDIDKKDVREIAKKHNLATAIKKDSTGICFIGERHFNAFLSNYIYKKSGDMRRLDGTFIKKHDGLMNYTIGQRKGLGIGGLKEYDLEPWFVVGKDVVNNVLFVEQGFHHDYLYSDACIVTDVTWRGDRSLEGRKFTAKFRYRQEDNDIELRFIDDKTLEVRYPQTVRAVTPGQACAIYEGDVCVGGGFIDTVYRNSEKRNY
- a CDS encoding NAD(+) synthase; protein product: MYKNGFLKVALVTPKLEVGHPKFNVDEMLLALKEIKAGLVLFPELSITGYSCGDLFYQEELIIQTKRELQRFLKENSFNGIVAVGLPLDIEGVLYNVACVIRGNEILGIIPKKYLPNTNEYYEKRWFNSGLDIRLKEVTLFNKRIPFGDILFEDKDKDIRFGVEICEDMWTNFSPGNALSLMGANMILNLSASTEYLYKNETRRMVVVENSRRNSGVYLYVSSGMLESSSDTVFSGHNMVAINGDLREEAFFNTPETQVLITEIDFGEINFKRRHDNNLKDSLHREQFDIIRVSISFPITEVFHFHKKLNPYPFVPSEHPIRAFNDIKRIQTQALAKRLLHLGNQKLIIGVSGGLDSTLALLIASDTMKFLNRPATNIIGVTMPGLGTSSRTKQNAILLMDKLGITQLEKSIVEETLTHFKMIEQDENKTDITYENTQARIRTMLLMNLANKENGIVLGTGDLSEIALGFMTYSGDQMSMYGINAGLPKTLVKFMVSEYANEYKELKEILLDIVDTPVSPELIKDQVTEDIIGKYMINDFLLYRLLKCGDDHTKMAFLLEEVFGLDSVTAIDKSKAFMNRFYAQQFKRQVLPDGPKVLDISLSPRGDFRLPSDIKVVIK
- a CDS encoding nicotinate-nicotinamide nucleotide adenylyltransferase, with amino-acid sequence MIIIYGGSFNPPTKAHKTIKDYLMKKYSPSLFIFLPVGNKYPKSGLVSYEHRKAMLKLISEETSVVVSDFEQTETFTGTVSALDHFSKLYNEEVFFVLGADNLKNIGTWIENDRLISTYRFIAIDRDHQIKDMIKDLNLPLERFSIENLDLKEKSSRFRENPKENTQELDESVLNYIKKHHLYEV
- a CDS encoding 1-acyl-sn-glycerol-3-phosphate acyltransferase — its product is MINEPNQKPDENEHTFKTIEAKPVTLDENFDYFGQKLHRKILSKILVLIIKILFVYIYGFFFIGFRVKHKENYKKHKKKGAVIVSNHVHQFDAFLLGSYFWPKRLYFTMLKTNLGLPFVGKLFYLVGGAPIPDTKDQLIRFQEQLNDRLHHNSMVAVFP